In Rosa chinensis cultivar Old Blush chromosome 1, RchiOBHm-V2, whole genome shotgun sequence, a genomic segment contains:
- the LOC112182069 gene encoding regulatory protein MIG1 has protein sequence MEDQCSPFSWDFCYQEEGIEDQLRHSLLYTTLELEATIVSAKEKILRRDEEVVHFQDLLTRVLKERDEARAKCRSLVLEKHMLQQQLQKQQQQQQQQQEQQVIAPQNHEVESKGSDSSKHYFAASSDSDENIISSSNAADPVISQDILTKLLGDQKPLPEKGKLLQAVIDAGPLLQNLLLAGPLPQWQHPPPQLKSIEIPPVAISPPTPHLLQPQDSCISTSSNTTCFGNKRSLVHSDGSGSDSSPKTKYQKVVLY, from the coding sequence GGAATAGAAGATCAGTTAAGGCATTCTCTTTTGTACACAACCTTGGAGCTTGAGGCAACAATTGTATCAGCAAAGGAGAAGATTTTGAGGAGAGACGAAGAAGTTGTTCATTTCCAAGATCTCCTTACCAGAGTCCTCAAAGAGAGAGATGAGGCCAGAGCCAAATGCCGAAGTCTAGTGTTGGAGAAGCACATGCTCCAACAACAACtgcaaaaacaacaacaacaacaacaacagcaacaagAACAACAAGTGATTGCTCCTCAAAATCATGAGGTTGAGTCGAAAGGCAGTGACTCGAGCAAGCACTACTTTGCTGCTTCGTCCGACTCCGATGAGAACATCATTTCATCTTCAAATGCAGCAGACCCAGTTATCTCACAAGATATCTtaacaaaactattaggtgatcAGAAGCCATTGCCAGAGAAAGGGAAGCTATTACAAGCAGTAATCGATGCTGGCCCGCTCCTCCAAAATCTTCTGCTGGCTGGACCTCTGCCTCAGTGGCAACATCCACCTCCCCAGCTGAAGTCAATTGAGATTCCACCAGTGGCTATTTCTCCTCCAACACCACATCTTCTGCAGCCCCAAGACTCTTGCATTAGTACTAGTAGCAACACTACTTGTTTCGGTAACAAAAGAAGCCTGGTGCATAGTGATGGTTCTGGTTCTGATTCTTCACCCAAGACCAAGTATCAAAAGGTTGTTCTCTATTGA